A window of Argopecten irradians isolate NY chromosome 1, Ai_NY, whole genome shotgun sequence contains these coding sequences:
- the LOC138320403 gene encoding alpha-L-iduronidase-like, producing the protein MSGSETSRPLAMQAIGITIYMTLVTSCVSCTSRETTSSFSLTVNSNSISGKLNHFWRSTGFCPPKPHQSAGQFDLGQDMKLNLALIAAVPNKGLEQVRIHWLFDLVKIKGFERQRYSQEHLEKSRGSSSAIKHPKGGNPVYDFSLLDTLLWILFENNLKPGFELMGSPSNFFTDFENHAQVVWWKNLVYQTAKRYIEMFGISYVKSWNFETWNEPDCGDFDNISMTVKGFLNYYDACSEGLLAASPELVLGGPGDGCDRKGRSSYSDTFLHHIVHGRNYFTGEVGNRLDFLSYHRKGNRQTKNIIYGEIKTIEKIQKSYPSLGEKPFYNDEGDPLVGWSKSEVWRADATYAAMVTKVIGQHQNIILRGGTKGAQMFNFSLLSNDNAFLSWYPYQFTQRTLNARFQINNTHPPHTQFLRKPVHAAMVLLSLLGDHQLSVNLSKNVSGGGQVTNDSFVGVMASCHVPRSTDNSGSRQITIVLYNSNDTQSSTYRTVSVSVQVIGDMFDANLNQTMIAGYTVDNDIKSGNVYVMWRKFGKPKYPSPKQFLVLRQHEGPHRFLLSKFDSVFRSSILLNITLPQPSVKVLHICEKPRKPPGHVTMVTLYNITSGQVLIGWSDSHVTTKCILTYEVEFSYQSLYGPYNRVNKYDIIVTAFVYAPSLSFEDHSVMGYYRIRVVDYWGRVGVYSIPVKYPST; encoded by the coding sequence ATGTCTGGATCAGAGACCAGTAGACCACTAGCTATGCAGGCTATAGGAATCACCATATATATGACTTTGGTAACTTCATGTGTTAGTTGTACATCAAGGGAGACAACCTCGTCATTCTCTCTAACAGTGAACAGTAATAGTATTAGTGGGAAACTGAACCATTTCTGGAGAAGCACTGGATTCTGTCCTCCCAAACCTCACCAATCAGCTGGCCAGTTTGACTTAGGTCAAGATATGAAGCTGAATTTAGCCCTAATCGCTGCTGTGCCTAATAAAGGATTAGAACAAGTGAGAATTCATTGGTTGTTTGACCTTGTCAAAATCAAGGGATTTGAGAGGCAAAGATACAGCCAGGAACATTTAGAAAAATCCAGGGGAAGTAGCTCTGCTATTAAACACCCTAAGGGAGGTAATCCAGTGTATGATTTTTCATTGCTTGATACGCTTTTGTGGATATTGTTTGAGAATAATTTAAAACCAGGGTTTGAACTAATGGGATCCCCATCAAATTTCTTCACTGATTTTGAAAACCACGCTCAAGTTGTTTGGTGGAAGAATTTAGTGTATCAAACAGCTAAACGATACATAGAAATGTTTGGTATTTCTTACGTTAAAAGTTGGAATTTCGAGACTTGGAATGAACCAGACTGTGGTGATTTTGATAACATTTCTATGACTGTAAAAGGATTTCTGAATTACTATGACGCCTGTTCTGAGGGTCTGTTAGCTGCCAGTCCTGAGCTGGTATTAGGAGGACCGGGAGATGGATGTGATCGTAAGGGACGTTCTAGTTACTCTGACACTTTCCTTCACCACATCGTCCATGGACGGAATTATTTCACAGGGGAGGTTGGAAATAGGCTAGATTTCTTATCCTACCATAGAAAAGGGAACAGACagacaaaaaatatcatttatggaGAAATTAAAACTATAGAAAAAATTCAGAAGAGTTATCCATCTCTTGGTGAGAAGCCATTTTACAATGATGAAGGCGATCCCCTTGTTGGATGGAGTAAGTCGGAGGTGTGGAGAGCTGATGCTACCTATGCTGCCATGGTAACAAAGGTCATAGGTCAGCACCAAAATATCATATTGAGAGGTGGCACCAAGGGAGcacaaatgtttaatttttcacTTCTAAGTAATGACAATGCCTTCCTTAGCTGGTATCCATACCAGTTTACACAACGGACATTGAACGCGAGATTTCAGATAAATAACACTCATCCACCACATACACAGTTCCTACGGAAACCTGTCCACGCCGCCATGGTGCTTCTCTCTCTCCTTGGTGACCATCAACTTTCTGTTAACTTGTCAAAAAATGTTTCTGGAGGTGGACAGGTTACAAATGATAGCTTTGTTGGTGTGATGGCATCGTGTCATGTCCCGAGATCTACAGACAACTCGGGAAGTAGACAGATAACTATAGTTCTGTATAACAGTAATGATACACAGTCATCCACATATAGAACAGTGTCCGTCTCTGTTCAGGTCATTGGAGACATGTTTGATGCTAATCTGAACCAGACTATGATAGCAGGGTATACTGTGGATAATGATATCAAATCAGGAAATGTTTATGTTATGTGGAGAAAGTTTGGTAAACCCAAATATCCGAGTCCTAAACAATTCTTGGTGTTACGACAACATGAAGGCCCACATCGTTTCTTGTTGTCGAAATTTGATTCTGTCTTCAGATCATCAATATTATTGAACATTACTTTACCCCAACCTTCAGTTAAAGTTTTACATATTTGTGAAAAACCACGAAAACCTCCTGGAcatgtaaccatggtaacattatataatattacatcagGACAAGTTCTGATTGGTTGGTCTGACAGTCATGTGACCACTAAGTGTATTTTAACATATGAAGTAGAGTTTTCATATCAGAGCTTGTATGGGCCCTATAATcgtgtaaacaaatatgatatCATTGTGACTGCCTTTGTGTATGCTCCTTCCCTGTCGTTTGAGGATCATAGTGTAATGGGGTACTATCGCATAAGAGTGGTCGATTACTGGGGCCGTGTAGGTGTTTATTCTATACCTGTTAAATATCCTAGCACttaa